From Pseudomonas sp. CCI4.2, one genomic window encodes:
- a CDS encoding GNAT family N-acetyltransferase, which produces MPVTHFCVLPEPSRPLLSKFYREHKSPMRPTSDAQLWVAKQSEIVGALCLTAVANGHWLTGLFVAPLLRGQNIASDLIQEAVAQAVGPVWLFCHPDLLSFYQRGGFHVVSTLPEALADRFQRYSRTKSLIAMSKPSGPL; this is translated from the coding sequence ATGCCTGTCACCCACTTTTGCGTGTTACCCGAACCGTCCAGACCCTTGCTGAGCAAATTCTATCGGGAACATAAATCACCGATGCGCCCGACCAGCGACGCACAGCTGTGGGTGGCGAAACAGTCCGAGATCGTCGGTGCGCTGTGCCTGACCGCCGTCGCTAACGGGCATTGGCTAACCGGACTGTTCGTCGCGCCGCTGCTGCGCGGGCAGAACATTGCCAGTGACTTGATTCAAGAAGCGGTGGCGCAAGCCGTGGGACCGGTCTGGTTGTTTTGTCATCCTGACCTGCTCAGTTTCTATCAGCGTGGCGGATTTCACGTCGTGTCCACACTGCCCGAGGCTTTGGCCGACCGCTTCCAACGCTACAGCAGAACCAAATCACTGATCGCCATGAGCAAGCCCAGCGGCCCGCTATAG